In Prunus dulcis chromosome 2, ALMONDv2, whole genome shotgun sequence, a single genomic region encodes these proteins:
- the LOC117619013 gene encoding probable membrane-associated kinase regulator 5, which produces METLHFLKFWKPNNASTIAVPSPLVETDHEVEEEEEDSFFDLELSFPIMNKNDASKACTDDATQQESNRLDSIPKSNNSAKKAGCTEPCISKSPLSLSPSDPISKRKILPIEPIFKPQSPIALLKSAPKFGAFMLKKPKATKTTAKKTGEAESKVLMETQKQKSKEGNLFGVKLLNSEEHQNPSKLTRENSSRRNGSRQQNQSSEDSKTERFSKDMIQKYLNLIKPLYMKVSKKCSEKVKPSGNIPMSSPNCSPAMSVLSMCSPKKEKQGNIPAGIRVVCKNLGKSKSATTMAVAPQVKRRDDSLLLQHDGIQSAILHCKRSFNSRDSSSLSRSASDSSSMNSYSTDSSLLSRFASESHDRSARSSIEEGVCAEI; this is translated from the exons ATGGAAACTCTCCATTTCCTCAAGTTCTGGAAACCCAACAATGCCTCCACCATTGCAGTTCCAAGTCCTTTAGTTGAAACAGACCAtgaggttgaagaagaagaagaagactcatTCTTCGACTTGGAATTAAGTTTCCCTATCATGAACAAAAACGACGCAAGCAAGGCTTGCACAGATGATGCAACCCAGCAGGAAAGTAACAGGCTTGATTCCATTCCAAAATCAAACAACTCAGCCAAAAAAGCCGGCTGTACCGAACCCTGTATTTCCAAATCGCCCCTTTCTCTGTCGCCTTCTGATCCAATTTCCAAAAGGAAAATCCTCCCCATTGAGCCCATTTTCAAGCCTCAATCCCCAATTGCTCTCCTTAAATCGGCTCCAAAGTTTGGAGCTTTCATGTTGAAGAAGCCCaaagcaacaaaaacaacagCGAAGAAAACAGGGGAAGCAGAGTCCAAAGTTTTGATGGAGACCCAGAAGCAGAAAAGCAAAGAAGGCAACCTCTTCGGTGTGAAACTTCTCAATAGTGAAGAACATCAAAACCCTTCTAAGCTCACCAGAGAAAACAGTTCCAGGAGGAACGGAAGCAGGCAACAGAACCAGAGCTCAGAAGACTCCAAAACAGAGCGATTCTCGAAAGATATGATACAAAAGTACCTGAACCTAATCAAGCCACTTTATATGAAGGTTTCCAAAAAGTGCAGTGAGAAGGTGAAGCCTTCTGGTAATATTCCAATGTCATCGCCGAATTGTTCTCCTGCTATGTCGGTATTATCTATGTGTTCGCCCAAGAAGGAGAAGCAGGGGAATATTCCTGCCGGAATTAGAGTTGTTTGTAAGAACTTGGGGAAGAGCAAATCGGCCACGACGATGGCAGTGGCGCCACAGGTGAAACGGAGAGACGATTCTCTGTTGCTGCAGCATGATGGGATTCAGAGTGCCATTCTACATTGCAAGAGATCATTCAATTCTAGAG ATTCTTCCTCGTTATCAAGGTCAGCCAGTGATTCTTCATCCATGAACTCGTACTCTACTG ATTCTTCTCTGTTATCACGGTTTGCAAGTGAATCCCACGACAGATCAGCGAGAAGCTCCATTGAGGAAGGGGTTTGTGCTGAAATTTGA
- the LOC117619322 gene encoding reticulon-like protein B1, translating to MAEPTPIPKPESLVDKIYGHHASASSSDSDDDKKKSKHDVVKPKVEDDKPSTHDSVKSKIFRLFGREKPVHKVLGGGKPADVLLWRNKKISASVLGGATVLWVFFELLEYHLITLVCHLLILSLAVFFLWSNASTFINKSPPQIPKVQLSERTVLDLASALRIELNRAFHILRDIASGRDLKTFLGVIAILWILSVVGKWFNFLTLFYITFVLLHTLPVIYEKYDVQIDAFSEKALIEFKKQYAVFDAKVLSKIPKGPLKEKKKD from the exons atggcggaGCCAACACCGATACCAAAGCCAGAATCGCTGGTGGATAAGATCTACGGCCACCACGCATCGGCCTCTTCATCGGACTCCGACGACGACAAGAAGAAGTCCAAGCACGACGTCGTTAAACCCAAGGTTGAAGACGACAAGCCGTCTACTCACGATTCCGTCAAATCCAAGATTTTTAGGCTCTTCGGTAGAGAGAAGCCCGTTCACAAGGTTTTGGGCGGTGGCAAAC CTGCTGATGTCCTCCTATGGAGGAACAAGAAAATTTCTGCAAGTGTGCTTGGTGGTGCTACTGTATTATGGGTTTTCTTTGAGTTGCTTGAATACCATCTAATCACTCTGGTGTGCCATTTATTGATACTCTCTCTGGCTGTCTTTTTCCTGTGGTCCAATGCATCAACCTTTATCAACAA GTCTCCACCACAAATCCCAAAGGTTCAACTCTCTGAGAGGACTGTCCTTGATTTGGCATCTGCACTGAGAATTGAGCTCAACAGAGCATTTCACATTTTACGGGATATTGCATCTGGGAGAGATTTGAAGACGTTCCTTGGT GTTATAGCCATCTTGTGGATTCTGTCAGTGGTTGGGAAATGGTTCAACTTCCTGACCTTATTCTACATAA CTTTTGTGTTGCTGCACACATTGCCGGTGATTTATGAGAAATATGATGTGCAGATTGATGCCTTTTCTGAGAAGGCATTGATTGAGTTCAAGAAGCAGTACGCAGTGTTTGATGCCAAGGTTTTGAGTAAAATTCCCAAGGGCCcattgaaagaaaagaagaaggattAG
- the LOC117618950 gene encoding F-box protein At5g52880 isoform X2, translating into MSKPLERYQKLGLIESLPRIHRFPLACKELSLILRGAYKKIPKNLQSLIFQDTLTAFRLLPEMQTRNAVLAAHLLLQSVEATLPKQKKNAAVTEYKNAMVAHKRRTKARQEENGSTQLPQDVLVHIFSFLDMQSLVSVGRVCWLWNIAASENNLWQAQYTTFFGNSDNDAMIKGRQIGRLVEDEEGYTLFWREAFKRAYLGSSSKKLKSSRGYCRDCNTIVWLDNMKCSNEHTGLNSENQQIKPVLPSQVVGYLLDDSLSMASSSDSDSDSDGGPFSRLWAYQRPLSKTQ; encoded by the exons ATGTCAAAACCATTAGAGAGATACCAAAAACTTGGCTTGATAGAGTCTTTACCAAGAATTCACAGGTTCCCGTTAGCCTGTAAAGAGCTGAGCTTAATTCTCAGAGGCGCTTACAAGAAAATTCCCAAGAATCTTCAATCGCTCATCTTCCAGGACACCCTCACCGCCTTTCGTCTCCTCCCTGA AATGCAGACACGCAATGCTGTTTTGGCAGCCCATCTCCTCCTTCAGAGCGTCGAGGCCACGTTGCcaaagcaaaagaagaatgCAGCTGTTACAGAATATAAGAATGCAATGGTTGCTCATAAGAGGCGCACTAAAGCCCGCCAAGAAGAAAACG GTTCAACCCAGCTGCCACAAGATGTTCTTGTTCACATATTCAGTTTCCTCGATATGCAATCTTTAGTCTCTGTTGGACGAGTCTGCTG GTTGTGGAATATAGCGGCAAGTGAGAACAATTTGTGGCAGGCACAGTACACTACTTTCTTCGGGAATTCTGATAATGATGCGATGATTAAGGGTCGACAGATTGGTAGACtggttgaagatgaagaagggtATACACTATTTTGGCGAGAAGCCTTCAAACGAGCATATTTAG GTAGTTCttcaaagaaattgaaatccAGTAGGGGATACTGTAGGGACTGCAACACGATTGTTTGGCTCGATAACATGAAATGTTCAAATGAACATACAGGACTAAATTCTGAAAATCAGCAAATTAAGCCGGTGTTACCCAGTCAG GTGGTTGGGTATCTCTTGGATGATTCTTTATCAATGGCATCTTCTTCAGACAGTGATAGTGATTCAGATGGAGGGCCATTTTCCAGGTTATGGGCCTACCAAAGACCCTTGAGCAAAACCCAGTAA
- the LOC117618950 gene encoding F-box protein At5g52880 isoform X1 codes for MSKPLERYQKLGLIESLPRIHRFPLACKELSLILRGAYKKIPKNLQSLIFQDTLTAFRLLPEMQTRNAVLAAHLLLQSVEATLPKQKKNAAVTEYKNAMVAHKRRTKARQEENVSGSTQLPQDVLVHIFSFLDMQSLVSVGRVCWLWNIAASENNLWQAQYTTFFGNSDNDAMIKGRQIGRLVEDEEGYTLFWREAFKRAYLGSSSKKLKSSRGYCRDCNTIVWLDNMKCSNEHTGLNSENQQIKPVLPSQVVGYLLDDSLSMASSSDSDSDSDGGPFSRLWAYQRPLSKTQ; via the exons ATGTCAAAACCATTAGAGAGATACCAAAAACTTGGCTTGATAGAGTCTTTACCAAGAATTCACAGGTTCCCGTTAGCCTGTAAAGAGCTGAGCTTAATTCTCAGAGGCGCTTACAAGAAAATTCCCAAGAATCTTCAATCGCTCATCTTCCAGGACACCCTCACCGCCTTTCGTCTCCTCCCTGA AATGCAGACACGCAATGCTGTTTTGGCAGCCCATCTCCTCCTTCAGAGCGTCGAGGCCACGTTGCcaaagcaaaagaagaatgCAGCTGTTACAGAATATAAGAATGCAATGGTTGCTCATAAGAGGCGCACTAAAGCCCGCCAAGAAGAAAACG TTTCAGGTTCAACCCAGCTGCCACAAGATGTTCTTGTTCACATATTCAGTTTCCTCGATATGCAATCTTTAGTCTCTGTTGGACGAGTCTGCTG GTTGTGGAATATAGCGGCAAGTGAGAACAATTTGTGGCAGGCACAGTACACTACTTTCTTCGGGAATTCTGATAATGATGCGATGATTAAGGGTCGACAGATTGGTAGACtggttgaagatgaagaagggtATACACTATTTTGGCGAGAAGCCTTCAAACGAGCATATTTAG GTAGTTCttcaaagaaattgaaatccAGTAGGGGATACTGTAGGGACTGCAACACGATTGTTTGGCTCGATAACATGAAATGTTCAAATGAACATACAGGACTAAATTCTGAAAATCAGCAAATTAAGCCGGTGTTACCCAGTCAG GTGGTTGGGTATCTCTTGGATGATTCTTTATCAATGGCATCTTCTTCAGACAGTGATAGTGATTCAGATGGAGGGCCATTTTCCAGGTTATGGGCCTACCAAAGACCCTTGAGCAAAACCCAGTAA